The DNA window GCTCGCAGGTTCTGGAACACCGGGCCGTACTCCAGGCCTCGCCCGGCCAACTCCTCGTACCAGTCAGCGTGATCCACCGACGTCGCCCCGGCAGGCGGCCACACGGTCGGTATGGCGGCCGCGTCACCGGTGTCGAGCGGTCCCAACTGCCCGGTGGCGTGCAGCTGCCATGCCCCGTCGAGGCGGCTGTGCACCCGGAACCGGCGCCGACCGCCTTCATCGGGTGCGGCCGCCGTCAACTGCACCTCTACGCTGCCTCGCTCGGGCACCACCAGGGGCGTCTGAATGGTCAGCTCGTCCACCCGGTCGCCGAGACCGAACGCCATCTCCAGTAGCGCGGTTCCGGGCACGACGGCCTGTCCGAGCACGCGGTGGTCGGACAGCCACGGCCGTGTCCGCAGCGACAGGCGGCCCGACAGCAGCGCACCGCCATCCGCCAGTTCCGTCGCTCGTCCCAGCAACGGCTGGTCCGCCCCGGCGTCCAGCCAGTACCGCTCCTGCTGGAAGGCGTACGTGGGGAGATCCACGGGCCGTCCGACATCGACCAACGCCGGCAGATCCATCCTCACGCCGTGGACGTACAGGCGGGCCAGTGCCGTTACCACCTCCCGCGTCTCGCTCCGGTCGCGCCGCTGGAGGGGTACCACCACGGCGTTCCGGCCACCGAGGCACTCCTCGATCATCGGCACGAGCGCGGCGTCGGGTCCTACTTCCACGAACGTGGTGACCCCCTGTCCGGTCAACCACTCGATGTCGTCGGCGAACCGCACGGTGTCCCGCACGTGACGCACCCACCGCTCCGGTGTCTGCGGCGCTCGGGCGGCCATCGGGATCACCGGTTCGTTGAACGTGAGTCCTTCTGCCACGGCTCGGAGATCGGGCAGCATCGGGTCCATCCGCTGCGAGTGCGAGGCGTGGGATATCCGCAGTCGCTTGACCGGGCACCCCTCGGCTTCCAACCGGCGAGCGATGTCGAGGACGGCGTTCTCATCTCCGGCGATGACGGTCGACGCCGGGCCGTTCACCGCCGCGACCGACACCCCATCGGTGAGCAACGGCAGTACGTCGGCTTCCGGCACGCCCAGCGCCACCATCGCGCCGCCGGGCGGCAGATCCTGCTGCAACCGGCTGCGCGTGGTCACCAACACGCACGCGTCCCGTAAGGAGAGCACACCCGTCACGTGCGCCGCGGCGAGTTCTCCGGTGGAGTGCCCAGCAACGAAGTCGGGCACGAGCCCCCACGACGTCACCAACCGGTACAGCGCCACCTGGATGGCGAACATCGCGGGCTGCATCCACCCGATCTGGTCGAGCAACGCGGCCTCGGCGCTGCCCGGTTCGGCGAACATCACGTCGAACAGCGGCCGGTCGAGGTATTTGTCGAGCTCGATGCGGACCTCGTCCAGCCCGTCCGCGAAGACAGGGAACGCTCTTGCCAGTTCACGCCCCATGCCGAGCCGTTGAGCTCCGCCCCCGGTGAAAACGAACGCGGTCCGACCCGGTGTGGCGGTACCAGTCGGTATCTCCGCTGCCCGCTCTCCCGCCGCGAGTGCGGCCAGACCGGCCAACAGTTCGGTGCGGTCGGCGGCGAGCACCGCGGCGCGCTGCTCCAGTACCGATCGCGTCGTCATACTGGAAAAGCTCACGTCGATCGTGCTGAGGCCGCGATCAGCTGCCACCCACTCCCGCAACCGGGCCGCTTGGGCCCGCAATGCGGTCGGTGTCCGGCCCGACACGATCACGGGTGCCGGATGGCGCACCCGTGGCTCACCGTCTGTGGTTTCTGCTTCCCGCAGTTGTTCCACGATCACGTGCGCATTGGTGCCGCTGATGCCGAACGACGACACAGCGGCCCGACGCGGCCGCCCCGACTCGGGCCACAACCGCTGTTCGGTCAACAACCGCACCGCACCGGAAGACCAGTCCACGTGCCGCGACGGCACATCGGCGTGCAAGGTCGCCGGAAGGACACCGGCACGAATCGCCATCACCATCTTGATCACACCACCGACACCGGCGGCGGCCTGCGCGTGACCGATGTTCGATTTCAGCGAACCCAGCCACAGCGGTTCTCCCCGCCCCTGGCCGTATGTCGCCAGCAACGCCTGCGCCTCGATCGGGTCACCCAACGCGGTCCCGGTTCCGTGCGCCTCCACCGCGTCCACCTCGGCGGCCGACAAGCCCGCTGAAGCCAGCGCGTCCAGGATCACCCGCTGCTGCGACGGGCCATTCGGCGCCGTCAGGCCGTTGCTCGCGCCGTCCTGGTTCACCGCCGAACCCCGCACCACGGCCAACACCCGATGTCCGTTGCGCCGCGCGTCCGACAACCGCTCCACCACCAGCATCCCCACGCCCTCGGCCCAGCTCGTGCCGTCCGCCGCATCCGAGAACGCCTTGCACCGCCCGTCCGGCGACAAACCGCCCTGTCGCGAGAACTCCACGAACATGCCGGGCGTGGACATCACGGTCACACCACCGGCCAACGCCAACGAACACTCCCCCGCCCGCAACGCCTGCGCCGCCAAGTGCAACGCCACCAACGACGACGAACACGCCGTGTCCACACTCACCGCCGGACCCTCGAACCCGAACGTGTAAGCCACCCGACCCGACACCACACTCGGCGAGCCACCGGTCAGGGCATGCCCTGCGAACCCGTCCGACGTCTCGTGCAGGCGGGGTACGTAGTCCTGCCCCATGACGCCGACGTAGACCCCTGTACGACTACCGCGAAGGGCGGCCGGGGCGATCCGGGCTCGCTCCAGCGCCTCCCACGACACCTCGAGAAGCACCCTCTGCTGCGGGTCCATCGCGAGCGCTTCGCGTGGGCTGATCCGGAAGAACTCGGCGTCGAAGCGCGCCGCGTCGACCAGGAAGCCCCCCGACAGGGCACCACCGGCGTGCGTACCGTCCTCGACCACGTTCCATCCCCGATCCTGCGGGGCCTCCGAGATGGCGTCCACTCCGTCTCGGACGAGGCGCCAGAGGTCTTCCGGGGAGGAGACACCTCCCGGGTACCGGCAGCTCATGCCCACGATCGCGATCGGGTCGTCCTCCGCGACCACTCGCGCGGCGACCGGGCCACCAGCGGTCTCGCCGCTCGCCGGAGCCCGACTCGACAGCACGCCTCGCAGGTGTGCCGCCAGCATCCGCGGTGTCGGGTGGTCGAAGAGCGACGTGGCAGCGAGCGACAGACCCGTCTCCAGGCTCAACCGCTCGCAGAAGTCGACCGACGTAACCGAGTCGAACCCCAGCTCATCGAACGGACGATCGTCCTCGACCGACCGCTCGTCCGCGTAGCCGAGAAGGTCCGCCGCGCAGGAACGGACCAGCTCCGACAACTCCCGCTCCTCCGGTGCAGTGGAGTCGTGAGCCTGCCCGGCCCCCGGTGCCGCCACCAGCCGCTGCGTATCCGTGGTGACCTGGCCGCCGGTGTTCCAGTGGGGCCGTCGCTGGAAGGCGTAGGTGGGCAGGTCGACGGTGCGGCCGCCACCGAGCATCGGCCGCCAGTCCACCACGGCGCCTTCGATGTGCGACCGGGCCATGGTCGACAGCACCCGGCGTGCCGGTTCTTCGTGCTCCTCGATGCTTTGCGACACGCCCACGGCCGCGGCACCATCCGCGAGCGCGGCCAAACCGTCCAGCAATTCCGCGCGATCAGCCGCGATGACCACGCCACGGTGCTCCAGCACTGATCGAGTGGTGGCCGCGGAGAACCCGACGTCGACCGGGGACAGGCCCGGCCGCGAGGCGACCCAGGCGCGCAACCTGGCCGCCTGCGCTCGCAACGCCGCCTCGGACCTTCCACAGATCGGCACCGGCACCGGCACCGGCGCGCGGGGGTCGGTCTCCCGCGGTGCGGCCGTGGGGTGGTCCGCGATGACCACATGGCAGTTCGTGCCGCCAATACCGAAGGAGCTGACCCCGGCGAACCGGGAACCGTCCGGCCACCCTCCGGTGGTGGCGTTCACCCGGATCTTCAGTTCTGCCATCGGGATCGCCGGATTCGGCGTGGTGAAGTTCAGGCTCGCCGGAATGGACCTGTGCCGTAAGGACAGTGCGACCTTGATGAGCCCGACGACCCCTGAAGCGCCGTCAAGGTGGCCGATATTGGTCTTGACCGACCCGACGAGCAATGGCCGGGTCTCGTCGCGGCCCTCGCCGAGAACCGCGCCGAGCGCTGCCGCCTCGATCGGATCGCCGACCCGCGTGCCGGTGCCGTGCAACTCGACGTATCCCACCCGCGCGGGCTCGACCCCCGCTCGGGCGTACGCCTGCCGTAGCAAGGCCTCCTGCGCGTCGCCGTCGGGAACCGTCATCCCCGGACCGCCGCCGTCGTTGTTCAGAACGCTGCCGAGCAGCACCGCGCAGATCGGATCGTCGGCGGCGACCGCGTCCTCGAAACGCTTCAGGACCACGACCCCGCCGCCCTCGCCTCGCACGAACCCGTTGGCACGCGCGTCGAACGTGTAGCAGCGGCCGTCCGGGGAGAGCGCGCCCGCGCGGGCGAACGCGAGCGCGCCCTCCGGCATCAGATTGAGGTGCACCCCACCGGCCAAGGCCAGATCGGTCGCGCCGGAAAGCAGGTTCTCGCACGCCAGGTGGACGGCGACCAGCGACGAGGACTGGGCGGTGTCCACGGTGAGGCTGGGTCCGCGGAAGCCGAACTGGTAGGAGACCCGGTTGGCGATGGCCCCCCGGCTCAGCCCCGCCAGAGAGTGGTGGGACACGGCATCCGCACCAGACCGGTGCACGAGCGAGGCGTAGTCGTCTCCGGTGGCACCGAGGAAGACCCCGACGGAGCTTCCTCGCACGGCCTCCGGCACGACACGGGCGTTCTCCAGCGACTCCCAGGCCAGCTCCAGTGCCAGCCGCTGGCGCGGGTCCATCGCAGTGGCCTCGCGGGGAGAGACGGTGAAGAACTCGCAGTCGAATTCGGCGACGTGGTCGAGAAAGCCACCCCGCCGCAGCCCCGGCGACCGCAGTTCGTGCGGCACGACACCGAGGTCCCACCGGTTCCCGGGGACATCGGTGATCGCGTCCACGCCGTCGCGCAGCAGGCGCCAGAAGGCGCCGAGATCCTCCGCGCCGGGGACCCGGCAGGACATGCCGATCACAGCGACCGCACGTTCGGCCCGACCGCGCGCGACTACCGGTTGGTCGCGTACTCCGGCGTTCAACCGACGCCTCCCCCGCTCGGAGATTCCTCCGCACGGGCCCGCAGTCCAGCCAGGTCGGCATCCGGGTCCGCCACGATCGCCCACAACAGCCGCTCGTAGTCTCGCGCCATGGCCTCGGCGGTGCCCTGCGTGAACAGGTCGGTGCTGTACTCCAGGTAGCCGGTCAGCTCGACGTCGGTTTCCCGCACCATGAGATTCAGGTCGAACGCCGAGGTACCGGAGTCGTTCGGCACCGCCCGAACGTCGAGATCGTCGATCGCACCGCCATCGGCACCACCGTCACCCGCACTGATCAGGTTGAACATCACCTGGAACAGTGGTGAACACCCCGGGTCGGAAACCGGCACCAGGTCCTCGACGAGGTCACGGAAGGGCAGATCCTTGTGTTCGTGCGCCTCCGCCGTGACCACTCTGGTCCGCGCCAGCAGTTCGGTGAAGGTCTGCTCAGGTGCGACATCGAGCCGGATCACGAGTCGGTTGACGAAATACCCGATGAGCTGTTCCAGCTCGATCCGAGGACGATTGGTGACCGGCGATCCGATCGCCACCTCCCGGTCCGCGCAGCGGCCGCCCAGAAGCACTGCGAACGCCGACAACAAGGTCATGTACAGCGTGGCCCCGCGGTCCTGACTGAGCTGCTTCAGCCGATCGGGCAGGTCGCCCGGGAACCTCAGCTCCACCGAGGAGCCCTGGTAGGACTTCACTTCGGGGCGCGGGTGGTCGGTACGCAACGACAGACACTCGGGCAGGCCGGCCAGCCGAGTGCGCCAGTAGCTCAGCTGCCGGTCCAGCTCCGCTTGGTCGACCGCGTGCCCCTGCCAACGGGCGAAATCGGCGTACTGCAGCGGAAGTGCCGGCAGATCCGGTTTCCCGCCCTGGCTCAGTGCCCGGTAGCACGCGGACAGCTCGGTCAGCAGAATGCCGGCCGACCAGCCGTCGACGACACCCCACGGGCGCGTGAAGACAGCCCAATGCTCGTTGTCCGAGAGCGCTAGCAAGTGCACCCGGAGCTGGACGCGGTCGTCCGGGGCGAAGGGACGCGCTCGCTCCGCCCGCAGCGACTCGGCGATGGTGTCCTCGTCGGCGCTTTCACCGAGTCGCTGGACCGGCACGTCGATGTCCACGCCGTCGTTCACCGTCTGGAAAACGATTCCGTCCCGGCGTAGATAGCTGGTGCGCAGCACGGCGTGCCGGTCGATGACCGCCCGCACGGCGTTCGCCCACGCATCACAGTCCAGTGGGCCGACCATCTGGAAGACGAGTTGCACATTGTCGGGCGCCGGACCGAAACGCGGTGACTCATCGAGGAACCACAGGTCCCGTTGTTGCAACGCGAGTGGTACCTCCTCCCCTGGCCGCACCGGCGTCGGCGTCACCAGGGGCACCTCCGGCGACCCGGCCGACTTGGCGTCCGCGGCCAACGCGTCGTCCAGCGCGGTGGCCATGTCCGCGACTGAAGTACCGGCGAGGATCAGCTGGAGTGGCAGGTCCACCCCCAGTTCCTTCCTCACCCGGATCGTCACTCGGGTAGCCAGCAGGGAATGCCCGCCGAGATCGAAGAAGTTGTCCTGGAGCCCGACCTGGCTGAGCCCGAGAACCCCTTCGACCAGACGGCACAGCGTCCGCTCGGTCGCCGTACGCGGTGCGGAATAGACCTCCTTGGTCACATCCTGCTCGTCCGGGAGGGGGAGCGCCCGTTTGTCGACCTTGCCGTTCCGCGTAACGGGAAGCTCTTCGAGAATCACGTACGCACCAGGGACCATGTAGTCGGGCAGCCGGGCCGACAGGTACTCCTTGAGGGTCCTGGACATCGACCAACCCATGCGGCCCAGCTGCGGACTGTTGGTGAGCGCGGCACGGTGGTAGGGGGCGCGGGCTCGCACCAGCGGCAGCTCGTGGCGCCCGAACACCAGGTCGAGGCCATCGGGCCGGTCTTGCGACCAGGTGGCCGCCACCCGATAGTCGAGCCGCTCGGCGTACTGCAGCGTCGTTTCGAGCTCTCGCGCCTCGGCGAGTGCCTCGGCCGTCATCCGAACGCCGTTCGGCAACGGCTCCACCCGCCGGGTGGATGCCCAACGGGTCAGCCCCTCGGCGACCCGCACATCGTCCGCGATACGAGGGTTGGTCAGGCCGGTGACTCCGAACCGGCTTGGGACCTCGCCGCTGTCCAGCAGATCGCGCAGCTCGGCCGCGCCGCTGGCGGTGAGCCAGGTCAGCGGCTCGCCGGACCGCGCGGGTCCCTTGGTCAGCACCGCGTCGTAGCGGTAGGCCAGCATCTCGTTGTCGCCGACACCGCGCTTGACCATCAGATCCACGGAGCCCAGCTCGGGGAACCGCTCGGGCAGCGCGGCGAACCAGGTCGGGCTGATCAACAGTTCGGCGTCCTGCTGCCGGCGGCGCTGCACACGAGCGGTCAGAGCGCCGACCGTGATGCGGCTCGATGCTCGGCTGCGCTCGACCGCGCCCACGTGGGCTGAGAACAGATCGAGGTTGCGAACATCGCCGACGAAGATCCGGCCGCCGTCCTCGACAAGCGGCAGCAACTGGGCGATGACCTGTTCCAGGTACAGCCGGTTCGGGAAGTACTGGGCGACGGAGTTGAGCACGATGGTGTCGAAGGTGGATCCGGCCAGCTCCCGCACCGCCAGCGCGTCACCGTGGGCGACGGTCACGTGCGACCAGTTGCGACGTTCCACGCCGCGCCGGACCTCGTCGACTGCCCCGGCGGAGGTGTCGATGGCGCACACGGCCGCGCAGCTTTCCGCGTACCGGAACAGCAGCAGGCCCGTGCCGACCCCGACCTCGAGCAGGCGCTTCGGCTGTAGCTCGGCGATCCGCTCCACCGTGCCGTCGATCCATTCGAGCATTTCGGGCTCTGGGATCTCTTCGCGGGTGTAGCTGCTCTGCCAGCTGGCCAGGTCCACGCCATCGTCGGTGGCGTCGCTTCCCGCGTACTGGTCCTCGAAGACCCGCTGCCACTGTTCGAGGTGGTCCGCGTTCTGTTCCTGGGCCGCGGCATCGAGCCATTGCTCCGTCGGCCGCACGTACGCGACCAGCGACCGGGTCTCCCCGGTCGCGTGCGGCGTCACCGCCGCACTGTGCACCATGGCGTGCGCGCGCAGCGCGGCCTCGATCTCGCCCGGTTCGACGCGGAAACCTCGCACCTTGACCTGGTCGTCGAGCCGGCCGACGAACTCCAGGGCACCGTCGGGCAGGCGGCGGACCAGATCGCCGGTCCGGTACAGCCGACCGCCCGGCTCCGTACCGAACGGATCGGCGACGAACCGTTCGGCGGTCAGCTCCGGGTCGCCCAGGTAACCACGCGCCACGCCGGCACCACCCATGCACAGCTCGCCGACGACGCCGGTCGGGACCAGCCGCAGCCGGCTGTCCGTCACGTAAGCGGTGGAATGCGGTAGCGGACGGCCGATCGGGATGCGGGCGTCCTCGGCGACGTCCGGCGGGATCACCTGGTACGTCGAACCGATGCTGTTTTCCGTCGGGCCGTATCCGTTGACCACCGTCACGTCCGGCTGCGCTGCGACGACCCTGCGCACGTCCCGCGCCGAGAACGCTTCGCCGACCACCGCGAGGCACTTCAGCGCCAGCTGCCGTCCTTCTGCTTCCTCGGCGAACGCCGGCAGGAAGGCCGCGGACAGCACCATCATCGTCACCCCGGTCCGCTCGACGCAGTCGAGCATCTGCCCCACGTCTCTGGAGTCGCCGTCGTGCAGGACCAGTTGCCCGCCCGCTACCAGTGGGGTCAGCACCTCCTGGACGCCGGCGTCGAACGAGATCGACGAGTAGTGCAACATCACCGTGTCGTCGCTCGCCGAGAAGTAGCCGGGGCTGCAGAGCAGCCGGACGACCCCTCGTTGTGGCACCAGGACGCCCTTGGGCCGCCCGGTCGACCCGGAGGTGAAGACGGCGTAGGCCAAGTGTTCCGGCGTCACGCCCGACTCGGCGCGGGAAAGGTTGTCCTGGCGAAGGTCGGCGAGTACCGGTAGGCCATCCCGAGCCCGCTCACCCGTGTCGAGATACACGATTTCGTCCACGCCGTCGAACTGTGTGGACGGGAACGAGGCCTGGCTGAGCAGTATCCCGATGCCCGAGCCGCGCACAATGCCGCGGATCCGCTCATCGGGGTAGCCAGGGTCGATCGGCACGCACGCGCCACCGGCCTTGAGAATGCCGAGTAGGCCGATCACCAGCTCAGGCGACCGATCCGCGCAGAGCCCGACCAGGACGTCCGGCCCGACGGCCCGATCGTGAAGGCGGTGGGCGATCTCGTTCGCCCTGGCGTTCAGTTCGGCGTACGTGAGCCGCCGATCGCCGTGCCGCACGGCGACCTCGTCGGGTCGCCGTGCCACCTGCGCTTCGAACAGCTCGAAGAGGCAGCTGTCGTGTGGGTAGGGGCCGGCGGTGTCGTTCCACTCGACCAGCAGCCGACGACGTTCCGCGGCGGGCAGAACATCGACGTCGAGCGCGGCGGTGCCGTTGCCGTCGTCGGTGGTGAGGGCGCCGACGATCCCGGCGAGTGCGGTTTCGACGTACGCGAGCAATGCCTCCGGCTCGATCGTGTCCTCGACCTGGACGATGAGCGACAGCTCGCTACCGAGGTCGTCGAGAGAGATGCCCATCGGGTAGTTGATGTTGTCCACCAACTCCAGCCAACGGACGCCCGAGTCGTCTATGCGGTGTGCCTCAGCATCGTGCCCGTGCTCGAAATGGCGGAAGTTGACGGCCGCGCTGAACAGCGGGGTGTCGCTGTCCAGTCCGGTGCCGCGTTGCGCCGCGCTCAGCGAGCTCTGCTCGCGGGCGATCAACTCCTGCAGCCCGGCCTCGACGTCCGCGATCAGTGCCCGGACGGTCCGGCCGGACAGGCGGACCCGCAAGGGAAGGGTGTTGATGAAGTTGCCGAGCATCCGCTCGACCCCGGGCACGCCCTGCAGGCGGCCCGACATCACGGTGCCGAACACCACGTCGTCGCGCCCACTGCCCGCGGCCACGACCATGGCGCAGGCGGTGTGGAAAAGGCAGGCCGGGCTGATGTGCAACCGTTGCGCCTCGGCGCGCACCGCCTCGGTGAGGTCCGAGGGCAGGGATCGGCGCAGCTTGCGCTTCCGACGCCCGTCGCCGCGTACATCGGTCAACCCGAAGGGCATTGTCGGCTCTGTGATGTCGCTGAGGACGTTCCCGAAGTAGCTCTCGGCGTCCCCCGAAGCGATCTGGTGCAGGGTATGGGCGACGAAGTCCCGGTAGGGCGCCACCACCGGTAGCAGGTCGGCGCGGCCTGCCAGGTGGACCGCGATCTCTTCCATGATCAGCTGCAACGAGGTGGCGTCCTCGACGAGGTGGTGGAAGTCCAGCAGGACGTAGTACCGGCCAGAGTTCGGGTCCTCGGCCGTGGTGAGCCGGAACATCGGAGCCTGGTCGACCGCCATGGGAGCGGGGTCCGCCAGCATGGCGTGCGCCTGCTCCTCGGCGTCGCGATGCGGATCGAGGCTCGTGCGCCTAACCGTCAGCGGTGCCGCGCGGTACACCACCTGAACTGGCGCCGGCAGCCCGGCGGTGAGCACGGCCGTTCGCAGGACGTCGTTCCGGTCGATCACCGCGCGCACCGCGTCGGTGAACCTGGCGCAGGCCGCCTCGTTCTCGGCGACGAAGAGGGCCGACAGCAAGTACGGGTCGTGGTCGGGGGCCACCAGATGGTGGAACAGAATGCCCTCCTGCGCCGGGACAAGCGGATAGATGTCCTGGACGTTCGGAGCGCCGGAGGGCACCGTCCCGATGATCGCGTCGATCTGCTCCTGCGTCAGCTCGACGAGCGGGAGCATGTCCGGGGTGATCCGTTCGCAGCCGTCTGGGATGGCGTTCGGCGGTACGGCGTAGTTAGTCGCGTCCTGCCCGTGGTCGATCCGCTCGGCCAGGGCGGCGAGGGTTGGCGCGCTGAAAACGTCCCTCACCCTGGCGACCATGCCGGCCGCGCTGAGCCTGGCCACCAGCACGGTGATGTTCAGGGAGTGCCCGCCGAGCGCGAAGAAGTTGTCCTCGGTGCTGACCCGGTCGGCGTCGAAGCCCAACAGTTCCGCCCAAAGGGACGCCAGCAGTCGCTCGGTCGGTGTCCGTGGAGCGATGTAGGTGCGTTGGGCGAACGCTGAAAGGTCCGGCGCCGGCAGTGCCGCACGATCCAGCTTGCCGCTGGCGGTGACGGGCAGCGCGTCGAGGGTTACGAACGCGCTCGGCACCATGTAGTCCGGCAGCGCCTGCACCAGGTGCCGGACGAGATCGCCGCGAATGTCGCGGCCGGCCGAGGCCTGGTCCGAGACCACGTACGCCACCAGCCGCTGGTTACCCGGCTGGTCCTCGCGGACCACGACCACGCAGGAGCGTACTGCCGGCTGTTCGCCGAGCCGGTGTTCGATCTCGCCCAGTTCGATTCGATGACCGCGCAACTTGATCTGGTCGTCGACGCGCCCGAGGAACTCCAGGGTGCCGTCGGGCCGCCACCGCGCCAGATCGCCGGTGCGGTATATCCGCGCACCCGGCTCGAACGGGTCGGGCACGAACCGCTCCCGCGTCAGCTCGGGCTGGTGCAGGTAACCGCGGGCCAAGCCGACGCCGGCGATGTACAACTCACCGACGCACCCGATGCCCTGCGGAGCCATCGCATCGTTCAGCACGTAGAGCCGCGTGTTCTGGATGGGCCTGCCGATGGGGATGATGTGCGGTGGGTCGCTCGGACAGGTCCAGTGGCTCACGTCCACGGCCGCCTCGGTGGGGCCGTACAGGTTGTGCAGCGGAGCGGTGTGCAACGCGTAGTGGCGTTCACACAGGTCCCTCGGCAACGCCTCGCCACTGCAGAACACCTGGCGAACGGACACGCACGCGGACCAACCGGCTTCGCCGACGATCGCCCGGAGCATGGACGGCACGAAATGCAAGGTGGTCACGCCGAACCTCTGGATGGCAGAGACGAGGTAACCGGGATCCTTGTGGCCATCGGCCTCGGCCACCACCAGCCGCGCTCCGGACAGCAACGGCCAAAAGAACTCCCAGACGGAGACGTCGAAGCTGAACGGGGTCTTCTGCAGGACGACATCGTTCTCGGTGAGCTGGTACTCGCTCTGCATCCACTCGATCCGGTTGACGGCCGCCCGGTGCTCGATCATCACGCCCTTGGGGCGCCCCGTCGAACCGGATGTGTGAATGACGTAGGCCAGGTGATGCGGTTCCAGATCCCCTGCCGGAAGGTTGTTCTCCCGCTGCGCCAGACCATCGTGGTCCAGCGTGAGCACGTGCTTCGCGGCAGCGAGCGGCTCAGTGTCCACATGCGACTGGACGAGTATCACGCCGACACCGGACGTCTCGACGAGTTCGGAGATGCGAGCGGGTGGGTACGACGGCTCGATCGGCATGTACGCGCCACCCGCCTTCAGCGCGCCGTAGATGCCCGCGATCATTTCGGCCGACCGCGACGTGCACAGGCCGACCAGCGTGTCGGGTCCGACTCCGTGGTCACGCAGGGTGTGCCCGATGCGGTTGGCCCACGCGTTGAGTTCGGCGTAGGTCCACACCCGGTCGCCGTCCACCAGCGCGATCCGGTCGGGGTGCCGCGCCACCACGTCCTCGAACAGCTGGTGCAGGCAGCGGTCGGCTGAGTACGGACGGTTCGTCTCGTTCCAGGCCGCCAGGACCTGCTGCCGTTCCGCCGCATCGACCATGCCGAGCCGGGAGATGCGCGCACGCGGGTCGGCCGCGATCGAAGCGAGCAGTTCGGTGTAGTGACCGGCGAGGCGCCGGATGGTGTCCCGGTCGAACAAGTCGGTGTTGTACTCGACGAGGCCCTCGAGCCCGTCTGGTGTCTCCCGGAGTTCGACGGTGCAGTCGAACTTCGTGTAGCCGGTGTCGATCTCGACCTCGGACACCTCGAGATCACCCAGCATGATCTCGCGCTGGGTCCGCGCCTCGTGCAGGACGAGCATGGTCTGGAA is part of the Amycolatopsis sp. CA-230715 genome and encodes:
- a CDS encoding type I polyketide synthase, encoding MIGMSCRVPGAEDLGAFWRLLRDGVDAITDVPGNRWDLGVVPHELRSPGLRRGGFLDHVAEFDCEFFTVSPREATAMDPRQRLALELAWESLENARVVPEAVRGSSVGVFLGATGDDYASLVHRSGADAVSHHSLAGLSRGAIANRVSYQFGFRGPSLTVDTAQSSSLVAVHLACENLLSGATDLALAGGVHLNLMPEGALAFARAGALSPDGRCYTFDARANGFVRGEGGGVVVLKRFEDAVAADDPICAVLLGSVLNNDGGGPGMTVPDGDAQEALLRQAYARAGVEPARVGYVELHGTGTRVGDPIEAAALGAVLGEGRDETRPLLVGSVKTNIGHLDGASGVVGLIKVALSLRHRSIPASLNFTTPNPAIPMAELKIRVNATTGGWPDGSRFAGVSSFGIGGTNCHVVIADHPTAAPRETDPRAPVPVPVPICGRSEAALRAQAARLRAWVASRPGLSPVDVGFSAATTRSVLEHRGVVIAADRAELLDGLAALADGAAAVGVSQSIEEHEEPARRVLSTMARSHIEGAVVDWRPMLGGGRTVDLPTYAFQRRPHWNTGGQVTTDTQRLVAAPGAGQAHDSTAPEERELSELVRSCAADLLGYADERSVEDDRPFDELGFDSVTSVDFCERLSLETGLSLAATSLFDHPTPRMLAAHLRGVLSSRAPASGETAGGPVAARVVAEDDPIAIVGMSCRYPGGVSSPEDLWRLVRDGVDAISEAPQDRGWNVVEDGTHAGGALSGGFLVDAARFDAEFFRISPREALAMDPQQRVLLEVSWEALERARIAPAALRGSRTGVYVGVMGQDYVPRLHETSDGFAGHALTGGSPSVVSGRVAYTFGFEGPAVSVDTACSSSLVALHLAAQALRAGECSLALAGGVTVMSTPGMFVEFSRQGGLSPDGRCKAFSDAADGTSWAEGVGMLVVERLSDARRNGHRVLAVVRGSAVNQDGASNGLTAPNGPSQQRVILDALASAGLSAAEVDAVEAHGTGTALGDPIEAQALLATYGQGRGEPLWLGSLKSNIGHAQAAAGVGGVIKMVMAIRAGVLPATLHADVPSRHVDWSSGAVRLLTEQRLWPESGRPRRAAVSSFGISGTNAHVIVEQLREAETTDGEPRVRHPAPVIVSGRTPTALRAQAARLREWVAADRGLSTIDVSFSSMTTRSVLEQRAAVLAADRTELLAGLAALAAGERAAEIPTGTATPGRTAFVFTGGGAQRLGMGRELARAFPVFADGLDEVRIELDKYLDRPLFDVMFAEPGSAEAALLDQIGWMQPAMFAIQVALYRLVTSWGLVPDFVAGHSTGELAAAHVTGVLSLRDACVLVTTRSRLQQDLPPGGAMVALGVPEADVLPLLTDGVSVAAVNGPASTVIAGDENAVLDIARRLEAEGCPVKRLRISHASHSQRMDPMLPDLRAVAEGLTFNEPVIPMAARAPQTPERWVRHVRDTVRFADDIEWLTGQGVTTFVEVGPDAALVPMIEECLGGRNAVVVPLQRRDRSETREVVTALARLYVHGVRMDLPALVDVGRPVDLPTYAFQQERYWLDAGADQPLLGRATELADGGALLSGRLSLRTRPWLSDHRVLGQAVVPGTALLEMAFGLGDRVDELTIQTPLVVPERGSVEVQLTAAAPDEGGRRRFRVHSRLDGAWQLHATGQLGPLDTGDAAAIPTVWPPAGATSVDHADWYEELAGRGLEYGPVFQNLRAVWRHGEDLFVEVGLPGEPGPFAVHPALLDTVLHPLVAAHTAGPLMPFSWTGVRLARTGATRLRARIRPTGENSTSLKIVDSGGIEVVSVDSLVLRPLNARRFDSKLFQVEWREIAACDETPVATTVLHVRPGTSDVPEEVHTTAESVLTTVQAWLRDHDDDSAKLAVVSCRAVAVEPGDDVDLAAATVWGLLRPVQTEFPGRIVLVDSADEFAADVPSTGEPQIALRSGRVFVPRLARGSVPAPDPDRPSMDPGGTVLITGGTGGLGAAVGRHLVRNHGVRHLLLVSRGGKAPDELMAELTARASVSVAACDVTDRAALAEVIAAVPPSAPLRAVIHAAGTMDDAATMSLTPSRLHAVLSPKLDGAWHLHELTQDLELSAFVLFSSVTATVGFAGQANYAAANAFLDGLARHRHALGLPAVSLSWGLWEKSTALTEQLGEIDKERVRRMGVRQLSTNDGLALLDLGLDADRAQLVPAWIDLSGPDIDPPAVLRGLAPAGSAGQRRRERVESISDGMATESAGTLRDRLRSMAQHDRALTMRRVVQAEIATVLRRSGPGIVPPDRGFMDLGFDSLTALELRHRLETVTGLRLPPTVTFNHPTPDALGEYLLRQLVPDQPPAEEHPVLAELDRMAVTMAAVGDETVRSAASLRLWELLSTMTAGADEVEPLHDREIESAGEEEMFALIDEELGGRQP